GCGTGTCAAGTGTGCGCGGCCACTATCGCTGAAAGCGAAGACCAGCGAGATCACCGTGAAGGCGATGCCGACGATCAGCGATTTCGTGCGCCAGGCGCTGAGCACCTCAGGCGAACCGAGAGTCGATGGCAGCACGCGCGGACCGTGAGCCGCCAGGTGGTGTGAGCCGTGTTGTTCGTGTCCAGATGCCATTCGTTTCAAGCCTTCTTGTACGATCTCAAGTCGATCCAAACCTTGTTACATCGACCGCGTCTACGCGGCCGCTAAAGCTACTTGGCCGGAGCCGGTGCAGTGGCCTTTGGTGCAGCAGGTGCAGCCTTCATCTCAGGAGCCGCGCCGCTAGAAGGAGCTGCTCCATTACCCGGCAGTACAAACTCCTGCTTGTCCGGAGTTCCATAGTGGGCCGTGCTCGGAAGCGACCAGTCCTCGGCAAATCCCTCGTTGAACCCTTCAGCCTTTTCGATATCGCTCAGCGGCTGAACATGCTCTCCGCTGGCGACGTCCGCCTGCTTCGCGTTCTGGCTCAGCTGGAGTGCGCGAATGTAAGCAGCGATCGCCCAGCGATCCTCAACGCTCACCTGCGCCGCATACTCCGGCATCGCGCCATAACCATTCGTGATCACGTTGAAGAAGTGCCCAAGGGGAGCCGCAACCAGCCGAGCCGTATGGAAGTTCCCGGCCGGATGATAGCCACGGTCGACGATCATGCCAGCGCCGTTACCGACGCGTGAGTGGCAAGGCGTACAGTACACGTTGTACCGCTCCTGCCCCTTTTCGAGCACCTGCAGCGTCGCCGGGAAGGGAAGCGCGTCACCCTCTTTGCCGTTCTGCAAGCCGGTATAGAAGTAGGCGTCCTGGTGCAGTTGCGTGCGGGCGACAGTGTTCTCCACCTGCGGACGCGCGGAGCGGCCATCGGCGTAGAAGTCGGTGCCGCGCTGTGGAACGAACTTGGGCTGGTTGTGCATGTCCTGGCGGCAGCCAGCGAGGAACACCGTCGCCAGAGCTGCCGTCAGAATGCCAGCGCGTTGAATTTGAAGACGCGTAGCTTGAACTCGAGTGCTAATGGTCCACCTCCACCACGGAGACCGCGGGGAATGTTTCAAGAAAGGCCCGCGTCTCGCCCAGCGAGAACTTCGGGTCGGAGGCTTCAAGGCAAAGGAAGAACTTGTCCGTCGTCGCTCCATTGCGGAAGTTCGGGGCGTTGAAGACAGGATGGTAGAGCTGCGGCAGTCCGTTCAGCGCCAGCATCCCGAACGCCGTTGAAAGTCCGGCAAACAGAATCGTCCACTCGTACGCGGGAATAATGAACGCCGGCCACGAGAACAGCGGCCTTCCCGCGATGTTCAGCGGATACGCATAGACGTTGATCCACGTCTCCATCAGGAAGCAGGTGGTCACGCCCATCAACCCGCCCAGCAGGCAGACCAGCGGGACGCGTGTCTTATGAAAGTGCAGCGCCTCTGCCGCTTCTTCGACCGGGTATGGCGTGTAGCACTCCATCCGGCGATATCCAGCCTCACGTGCAGCTTCAGTCGCCTGCACCAACTCGCTCGGCGTATTGAACTCGGCAATCAGTCCGTAGATTCCTTCACGAGGTGGCATTAGACGGTCTCCTCAATTGTGGTCTCGGCACTTCCGCCGCCCTTGCTGACCTTCGTCTGCGGCAGCATCATCCGGATCTCGGACATCGGGATCATCGGCAGGAAGCGCACAAAGAGGAAGAACAGGAACGTAAACAGGCCCATCGTTCCGATGTAGATCATGTAGTCCCAACGCGTCGCCCGGTACGTTCCCCAGCTCGACGGCAGGTAGTCGCGGTACAGGCTGGTCACAACGATGACGAAGCGCTCGAACCACATACCCGTATTGATCACGAACGAGAGCAGAAAGAGGTACGTCACGTTGACCCGCAGCTTGCGCGACCAAAGCGTCGTCAGCGGAATCGCGATGTTCGTCAGGATCAGTATCCAGTAGCCCCAGCCCATCGGCCCGAACATACGGTTCCACATCATGAAGTACTCCCAGTGGCTGGCCGAGTAGTACGCCATGAAGACTTCCATGCCGTAGCCGTAAGCCACGATCAGGCCGGTTCCGAGCATGACCTTCGCCATGTTATCGAGGTGCCGCAGCGTAACCAGGTCTTCCAGGTGGTAGAACTTCCGTATCGGAATCGCCAGCGTGATGACCATGGCGAACCCCGAGTAGATAGCGCCCGCAACGAAGTATGGCGGGAAGATCGTCGTATGCCATCCAGCCAGCGACGCCACCGCGAAGTCGAAGCTGATGACCGTGTGTACCGAGAGTACCAGTGGCGTTGAAAGTCCGGCCAGCAGCAGGGAAGCGGACTCATACCGAATCCAGTGCCGCGTCGATCCTCTCCAGCCCAGCGACAGAGTCCCGTAGAAGAACTTCGCCGCCGGCAGCACAGCCCGGTCGCGCATCGTGCCGAAGTCCGGGATCATGCCGACGTACCAGAAGACAATCGAGATCGTCGCGTACGTCGATACCGCGAACACGTCCCACGCCAGCGGGCTGCGGAACTGCGGCCAGACGTTCATTGTGTTCGGGTAAGGGAAGAGCCAGTACGCCAGCCACGGACGTCCAACGTGGATCAGCGGGAACGTTCCCGCGCAGACCACGGCGAAGATCGTCATCGCCTCCGCGAACCGGTTGATCGAGTTTCGCCACGTCTGCTTGAACAGCAACAGAATCGCCGAGATCAGCGTGCCCGCATGGCCGATACCGATCCACCACACGAAGTTGATGATGGCGAAGCCCCAGGCGCCCGGAATGGTCACGCCCCAGATGCCGACGCCCTTCAGGAACAGCCATGTGCAGCCGATCACCACACCATTCGCCACCGCCGCGCCCACAATCAGGCCGAAGAACCAGCCCAGCGGCGTGTTCGACGTCAGCACGATTCCGGCGATCTTCTGCGTCACCGACTTGAAGTTGTGACCCGGAGCGATGACCGCATACTCACCAGTACGCGGGTCAATCATGGGATCGACAATTGGATTCTTGGTAGCCATTTATGCCAGCTCCGGGTTCGGGTTGATGACGCCCGCCGTGTAAGTCGTACGCGGACGGAAGTTCAGGTCGGCGAGCACGGGGTAATCGCGCTCCTCGGCCTTCAGTTTGGCGACCTTGCTGTTCGGGTCGTTGATGTTGCCGAAGGTGATCGCGGAGGTCGGGCACGCCTGCTGGCACGCCGTCACGATGTCGCCATCGCGAATCTCGCGGTTTTCCTTATCGGCCGTGATCTTCGCCTCTTCGATGCGCTGGATGCAGTAGCTGCACTTCTCCATCACGCCGCGCGAACGGACCGAGACGTCCGGATTGCGCATGAACTTCAAGCTCTCCTGGTCGTAGTCCGAGTACAGCAGGAAGTTGAACCGGCGAACCTTGTATGGGCAGTTGTTCGAGCAGTAACGCGTTCCAACGCAACGGTTATAGACCATCGTGTTGATGCCTTCGGGCGTATGCACCGTCGCGCCCACCGGGCAGACCTGTTCGCAGCCCGCGTTCTCGCAGTGCTGGCAGGCCATCGGCTGGAAGTGCGCCTTCGGAGCATGAAGATCGCCCTCGAAGTACGTGTCGATGCGGATCCACTGCATGTTGCGGCCAACCTTCACCTGCTCGCGGCCCACCACAGCGATGTTGTTCTCCGCATAGCAGCTCACCACGCATGCGTTGCAGCCCACGCAGCTGTTAAGGTCGATCGCCATGCCCCACGCGTTCTGGATCTTCAGGTTCGCGGGATCAGTCTTCTTGTAGTTCCACGCATCCGGGAAGAAGCTGTCGGCGTGGCCGAGAGGCTCGCCCTCGGGCGCATACCCAACCTTGCCGATCAGCGCGCCCGGAATCGACTTGCCAACCTCTTCCTGCTCATGCGCGAAGTTCGGATTCTTCTTGACCTCTTCAAGCGTCGCGTAGCGGATGATCGCCCGCTCCATCGCCTCATGTCCAGCCAGCGAGTACGTGCCCGTCTTGTCCGAAAGCGGCTTCTCGAGGTCGCGCTGCGCAAACGCTCCGCGGTGCTCGATGTTGTGCACCTTGGTCACGCAAAGGTCGTAGCCAGTGTCGACCTTCTTCGCCGTCGCACCCGGAGCGTAGAGCGCTCCATCGGCCGTCCGCAGCGCATAGGCGTTGAAGCCGACCTTCGCGGCGGAGCGTCCGGCCTCCGGCCCGCGGCCAAATCCAAGATGGACCGTGATCGCGCCATCCGGATGTCCGGGAACCATGAACACCGGCGCCTTGACCTTGCGGCCATTCAGCTCGATCTCGATCACGTCGGTCTCTTCGACCTTCAGATCGGCCATCGTCGCCATGCTCATCATCGCGGCGTTGTCCCAGCTCATGCTGGTGATCTGCTTCGAGAGCTCCTGCAGCCACCCGATGTTCGCGTAGCGACCGTCATAGAGCGAAGTGTCCGGCTTGAACGAGATCTCGTAGCCGCTGGTCGAGGCAGGAGCGGCAGCAGCCGTCAACCCACCCTTCGGCGATCCGCCCTTGGCCGTAAACGCCGTGCCCTCTACCCATCCATCATGCAGCGCCTTGCGCCAACCTTCGGCGAAGTCGCCCTTGATGTAGGTCTTCGCATTCGCCGAAACCACATCGAATGCCGAAGCCTGCGGATTGTCCAGCAGCGACTGGAAGACATCATGCGCCGTCTTGCCGTCGTACATCGGAGCGATCATCGGCTGAATGATCGAGATCGTGCCGTCATACGCCCGCGCATCCGACCAGATCTCCAGGAAGTGCGCCTGATTGAGGTGATACGTCGACAGAACGCCGGTCTCGTCGCGGTACATCCCAAGATGCGCCGTTGTCGGGACCTTGTCGAACGCGTCCTTGAAGTTCAGGTCAGCCGGGGCGGAGTAGAGCGGATTCACGCCCAGCATGACCAGCCAGGAGACCTTACCCGCGTTCATATCGTTGACCAGCAACTTGAGGTCTGCGATCTGCTCGGACGGAATCGGGTTGACCGTCTCGGTGTAGATCACGGTCTTGCCAATCGCGCCCAGCGCAGCATTCAAAGCATAAGCAGCAGCATGAACCGAAGCCGGAGCCTGCTCACCCGGAATCACCACAACCTTGCCCGAATTCGCCTTCAAATCATTCAGCAGCGCGGTCAAAAACTTCTGCGCATCGGGATTCGCCACACTTCCGCCACTTGCCAGCGCGTTCGCGAAGTTCACCAGGTCGCTAGGCTTCAACCCCAGCCGGTGCTCGGCCTTCATACCGGTAACCGTCGGCATGGTCTCGACGACGTACAGCCGGTTCATCGTCTTGCCTGCCTCGTACCGATGCCGCTCCGCATAAGCAGCAGCCAGCGGCAGGAAGCCCGGATGCGCGATCCCGCCGAGGAAATCGGCATCGAGCGAGACGATCACGTCCGCCTCTTCCAGCTTGTACTGCGCGTCCACGTACTCGCCAAACGCCGCCTTCGAAGCAGCGCGCGAACTATCCGAGTTCACCGGGTCCCACTGGATCAGCTTGGCCTGCGGATACTTCGCCTGCAACTGCTTCCACTGCACAGCCAGCGTCGGCGAGGTGATCGTCTCCGAGAGGAAGTAAACTCCCTGCCCGCCGTTCGTCGCCTTTACCGCAGTCGCAAAGTCCTGCTGAAACTTCCCAAAGCTCGAAGTCTCGCCCTTGTAGATCACATGCTGCGAGCGGTCCGGGTCATACATGCCCAGCAACGTCGCCTGCGTGATCGCATCGGACTTGCCCTTGACCACGGGATGCTCAGGGTTTCCCTCAAGCTTGATCGGGCGGAACGCATCGGACTTAACCAGCAACGGCAGAGCGCCGGTAGGGAAGGGATGCGCCGTCGCGAAGTACATCGACGTTCCCAGCACTAGGTCCTCAGGCTGCTTCACATACGGATAGATCGGCTCGTCGGGCTGCTTGGTGCATCCGGCCAATCCTGCCAGAGCGAACGAGGCACCCATCACCTTCATGAAGCCGCGACGCGACACGGGATCGACCCACTCATTGGTCGAGCCAGCCTGCCGCGGAAACTCCTCCGCCATCAAGTTCTGAAATGACTCCGTCTCGGCCAGCGAGTCAAGGTCCTTCCAGAACCGGCGCCCGGTCTTGCCCTCGAGCTTGGCCTGAACCTCGGCCAGCGTCAGCTTGGCCGGCGCGATGCGCGTTACCACTACCGGAGCTTCATTCGTGTTGGTCTTTTCCATCGCCTCTTCCATCTGCTCGCTGTCTCTCGCTGCCGTTCTTTGTCTCTCGCTGCCTTTAGCTGTCTTTCGCTGCCTTTAGCTGCCTTTAGCTATCTGTGGCACGTCTCGCAGCTTGAAAGCTGTTCCGGCGTTCGTATGTGGTACTGGCCTGTCAGATACTTGCCCAGATCTTCCTGGCTGGTGAACTTGTGGAAGCTCGCCGGCATGAGCATCGCCGGAGGAGCGTCGCTGACCGTTTGGCCTTCGCCCGTAAGCGGATGCGGCTGTAGCGGAGTTCCAGAATCGCTCTTACCAGCTCCCATCTGCAGGAATGCGACCTCAGGATTGCTGCTCGAAGGATCCTTGGTCGTGCAGGCGATGTTCTGCGCCGTCGGTCCGCTTACGCCCTTGTCAGCGCACCACACCGGCTTGTCGGTCGAAGGTCCAGCCCACGCCATATTGTAGATCTCGCTCGTCGGCCGCAGGTTCACGCCAGGATTGCGGTGGCAGTTCAAACACCACTCCATCTGCAACGTGTTCTGCTGATACATCAACGGCATCTCGTCCACCCGGCCATGACAGCTTGCGCAGCCAATGCCTTTATTCACGTGGATCGAGTGATTGAAATAAACGTAGTCGGGAAGGTCGTGGACCTTGATCCACTGGATCGATGCTCCCGTCGCCCAGCTCTGCCGAACCGGTTCAAGCAGTTGCGCGTTGGTCCAGATCTGCGAGTGGCAATTGATACAGGTCTTCGTCGGAGGGATACCCGCGTAGCTCGACTTCTCTACCGACGTGTGACAGTACTGGCACTGCAGCCCCAGGCCCACAACGTGGTGCTTATGGCTGAACGGTACCGGCTGGTCAGGACGCTGGCCCTGGCGCGTCACCCAGGGGGAGCGCTGCAGGTTATCCAGCGTGACGCCGAGCGCAATCACGATGACCCCGGTCAGGACCAGGCTGAACCGCGCCAGAGCGTTCGAACTACGATCAAAAACTTGCGCCATGAGAGCTTTCCTGCTTCCTCTGCTTTTCCCGTAACCGCTACTACGGAACTTCGAAAAAAGAACCTCTACTGCGAAACACTTCTGTCACCACCCGGTCTAACTGCTCAACCCTTAGTGGAAACAACATCGCCGCCTCAACTCAGACGGTGGTGAAACGGAACCTGCGCTCCCGGCACAACGTAACTACCTGCGACGGAAGCAACTTGGAAACTGCAACCTGCACAAAAAACGCTGCTTCAGGACCCATGTCGAATGGACTCAAACCCTACCGGCAACACATCTTCTGTGTCAACCGGTAACCAAAATAGGGATTACTGTCCTGATTTGCACTGCTAAGAATCCAAGTTATAGCACTCGAGAAAAAAATCCAACCGCCCAAAACTCGGACGTAAGTGGTCTTATATCTTGGATTTCCATGCCCTGAACGCTCTTTCGCACTACATCTCATACAAAAATCCCCGCAGCGTCAACATTCTCCACAAGTAATCCCTTTTTGGCACTGGTTCCCACTCTTGGTTCGCCCCCGAATTAAATTCCGCGCCCCGTTCGATGTTCGACCATCCAGACCCGGCAGTTTCTGCATCTGTTCGATCATCGGAACACTCTGATACCGCTTCTGCGTCCGCTATACTCGACCTACGCGCTCAAAACCTGATTCGGCATCCCCTATCGAGCATTCGGTACCCGACCCATCAGCCCACCACAGGAGATCGGCTTGATTCAGAGAAACCTCAAAGCGCTCTCCCCAGGCTTCTACCCCGACACCTATCCGGACGTTCAGCCCTCCTCGCGTCCCCGCCCGATAGTCGTCGCCGTTGTCTCCGTCCTGCTCCTCATGGCGACCCTGCATTGCGCGCTCTCCGTCTTCTGGCTCAACTACAGCTACGTCGACCTCCGCCTCTACGTCGCCGGCACCGCTCCCATGCCCTACCAGGGCCGCATCGGCATGATGCCCATCCTCCAGGCCGCGCAGAACTCTCCGCGCTTCGTCGATCTCGCAAAGAAAGTCGACGACAACCGCCACCTCCGCCACAAGCGCTTCCCCTTCGAGCCCATCTCCGCCCTCAAACTCGCCAGCCTGCTCGCCGGCGTCGTCGCTCTCCTGCTCACCACCGCAGCAGCGCTCTTTTACGGTCTCAAGCGCTATCCAAATTTCTGGTGGCTCCCGCCCACGCTCATGCTGGCCATGCTCTACATCACTGAGGCAGCTCGCTACGAGGTCACCCTATGGTACCCCTGGGACCTCCCCCACGCCTTCCTCTTCGGCGCTGCCTGCCTGCTCATCTTTGAGGGCCTCTGGGTCCCCGTCTTCCTCGTCTTCCTCATCGACCTCCCCGTCCGCGAGACCGCCATCTTCCTCATGCCGTTGAGCTTTGGCGTCGCCTGGGTACGCGGCCAGCACAGACAAGCGATCGCCATCTCCCTCGCCATGCTCGCCGTCTGGATACCCTTCCGCCTCTGGATTCTCCACCGCTACGCCGCCAATCTCTCCACCGAGATGGGCCTGCACCTCGGCGAAAACCTGCACAACGTCGTCAACCCCAGCCACTGGCCCCAGATGCTCAGCGCCTTCGGCTTCCTGCTCATCCCGCTCATCATGGGCAACCGCCTGCTGAAGCCCTCTCAGCGCGCCTTCATGCTCGCCGCCGTGCCCTGCCTCATCGTCACCTCCGGCTACGGCGTCTGGGCCGAGACCCGCATCTTCGGCGAATGGCTCCTGCCCGCCGCCGTCCTCGCCACCGCCGAGATCGATCGGCTCTTCGTCAACCGCCAATCCGTGGCTTACGATCTCTCCAGCGCCGAAGCCTCTCGTGTCGCGTAGGAGTACTTGTCCGTCATCTTGAGCGGAGCGCGAAGCGCGGAGTCGAAGGACCCGAGAACGACCGCACTACCCGAGATGCTCGAACCTTTTCGCCACAAACCAAGTACCCGACACCAAAGAATCGTCATCTCGACCGAAGCCACGGACAGCCTCACCGTCCGTCGCGCAGTGGAGAGACCCCCGCATTTCTCCCTTCTAACTTCTCCCTCTTTTTCCTACACCCTACCCCCTAATCCCTATACCCTGCCTTCATGCCGTACGAGCGCAAGAGCCCCCGCCCACCCCGTTACGACCACGCCCAGGCCATCGCCGACCTCTCCGCCGCCGACCCCAAACTCGGCAAGCTCATCGCCCGCGTTGGCCCCTTCACCATGAAGCTCGCCAGCGCCCAGTCGCCCTTCGAGGCCCTGCTCGAGTCCATCGTCTACCAGCAGCTCCACGGCAAGGCCGCCGCCACCATCCACCGCCGCCTCATCGAAGGCTTCTACCCGCTCGTCGGCGAAGGCATCCATCCCAGCCCGCAACATCTCCTCGACTGCCCCAACGAGCAGCTTCGCGCCGCTGGCCTCTCCCACAACAAAGCCCTCGCCGTCCGCGACCTCGCCGCCAAGACCCTCGACGGCACCGTCCCCACCCTCGCCCACATCCGCCGCATGTCGGACGAAGCCATCATCGAGCACCTCACCCAGGTTCGCGGCATCGGCAAGTGGACCGTGGAGATGATGCTCATCTTCCGCCTAGGCCGCCCCAACGTCCTCCCCGTCGACGACTACGGCGTCCGCAAAGGCTTCGCCCTCACCTTCGGCAAGCTCAAACCAACAGACAAAGTCACGCCAGGCGATCTCCCCAAACCAGACGAAATGCGCAAGCGCGCCAAACGCTGGCAACCCTGGTGCTCTGTCGCAACCTGGTACCTCTACCGCGCCTGCGACCTCGCCACTGAAGAAGCTAAGTTAGCCAAGTAGGAGTATTCTCAACCTATGAAAACGGTGAACATAGGCGAGCTCAAGAACCAGCTAAGCGGCTATCTCCAATACGTGAAAAATGGGGAAGAGGTCGTCATAAGGGATCGCAGCGTTCCAGTGGCGCGAATTCTGCCCTTCCGTCACGGCGCAGGATGGGACGAGGAAGCTCAACTGGTCGCTTCAGGAGCCTTGAAGATGCCGGAAGAGGAGATTGACTGGAGTCAGTTTTTTCTCGCTCCCGCAGGCAACGTCTCGCAAGAGATTGCGGTGGAAGTAGCGATCGATAGCCGGGGAGACCGGTGACCCCTGCTTTCTGGGATACAAGCGCGCTGGTGCCTTTGTGCGTCCAACAGCAGCCGAGTCCCGCAGTGCAGAAGCTCCTCGAACAACATGAGATTGCGGTCTGGTGGGCCACGCCGGTCGAGATTCGCAGCGCCTCCGAGCGCCTTCTCAGGATGGGCCAGCTAACGATCCCTGATCACGTAGCGGCGGTAGCGCGACTGGAGAAGCTTCGACGTGGATGGCGCGAGTTGCAGCCAACGGAATCGCTTCGAGCTGAAGCAGAACTCTTCCTGAGCAAGTATCCCCTCAAAGCCGCCGACGCGCTTCAACTCGCCGCCGCGTGGATCTGGTCTTCCGGTAATGCCCAGAATTACGTCTTTATCTCAGGAGACACTCAGCTCCTGGAAGCCGCGCGTCATGTTGGCTTCCAGACTGTTACTCCATAACCGCATGAAAATTGCATAAAAAGAAGAGAACGTCATCTCGACCGAAGCGACGGACAGCACCATCGTCCGTCGCGCAGTGGACGGACCCCGCATTTCATTCTTCTCCACATCGCTACTCAATACCAGCGCCTGAGACCCGCCCCATACAACCCCATCCCCACCTCAAACTCCACCAGAACAAAACTCCCCTCCCCAATCACCTCCCCAGCAAAAACTCCCATCCCCGAACCCTGTAAGCTGTTGGCTGTGCCGATGTGCCACACCCGGCCCGGCATCAAACATCTCAGGAGACCGGCACCATGCCCAAGGCGACATCCACACTCAAGCCTCAAAAGGCTGCTCAGAGCGCCTCTCGCCCCACTGCCGCGCAATCAGCCGAAAAACCTCTCCGCTACGTCTGCGTCCACGGCCACTTCTACCAGCCGCCCCGCGAGAACCCCTGGCTCGAGACCGTAGAAGTCCAGGACTCCGCCGCCCCCTACCACGACTGGAACGACCGCATCACCGCCGAGTGCTACGCCCCCAACGGTGCCTCCCGCATCACCGACATCGAAAACCGCATCGTCCGCATCGTCAACAACTACAGCCGCATGAGCTTCAACTTCGGCCCGACGCTGCTCAGCTGGCTGGCCGACAACGCCCCCCGCGCCTACCGCATGATCCTCGACGCTGACGTCGCCTCCGCCGCCAGCTTCAGCGGCCACGGATCGGCCATGGCGCAGGTCTACAACCACATCATCATGCCGCTCGCCAGCCGCCGCGACGCCCTCACCCAGATCCGCTGGGGCATCGCCGACTTCGAGTCCCGCTTCGGCCGCAAGCCCGAAGGCATGTGGC
This Granulicella aggregans DNA region includes the following protein-coding sequences:
- a CDS encoding c-type cytochrome; this translates as MFLAGCRQDMHNQPKFVPQRGTDFYADGRSARPQVENTVARTQLHQDAYFYTGLQNGKEGDALPFPATLQVLEKGQERYNVYCTPCHSRVGNGAGMIVDRGYHPAGNFHTARLVAAPLGHFFNVITNGYGAMPEYAAQVSVEDRWAIAAYIRALQLSQNAKQADVASGEHVQPLSDIEKAEGFNEGFAEDWSLPSTAHYGTPDKQEFVLPGNGAAPSSGAAPEMKAAPAAPKATAPAPAK
- a CDS encoding DUF3341 domain-containing protein, coding for MPPREGIYGLIAEFNTPSELVQATEAAREAGYRRMECYTPYPVEEAAEALHFHKTRVPLVCLLGGLMGVTTCFLMETWINVYAYPLNIAGRPLFSWPAFIIPAYEWTILFAGLSTAFGMLALNGLPQLYHPVFNAPNFRNGATTDKFFLCLEASDPKFSLGETRAFLETFPAVSVVEVDH
- the nrfD gene encoding NrfD/PsrC family molybdoenzyme membrane anchor subunit, with the translated sequence MATKNPIVDPMIDPRTGEYAVIAPGHNFKSVTQKIAGIVLTSNTPLGWFFGLIVGAAVANGVVIGCTWLFLKGVGIWGVTIPGAWGFAIINFVWWIGIGHAGTLISAILLLFKQTWRNSINRFAEAMTIFAVVCAGTFPLIHVGRPWLAYWLFPYPNTMNVWPQFRSPLAWDVFAVSTYATISIVFWYVGMIPDFGTMRDRAVLPAAKFFYGTLSLGWRGSTRHWIRYESASLLLAGLSTPLVLSVHTVISFDFAVASLAGWHTTIFPPYFVAGAIYSGFAMVITLAIPIRKFYHLEDLVTLRHLDNMAKVMLGTGLIVAYGYGMEVFMAYYSASHWEYFMMWNRMFGPMGWGYWILILTNIAIPLTTLWSRKLRVNVTYLFLLSFVINTGMWFERFVIVVTSLYRDYLPSSWGTYRATRWDYMIYIGTMGLFTFLFFLFVRFLPMIPMSEIRMMLPQTKVSKGGGSAETTIEETV
- a CDS encoding TAT-variant-translocated molybdopterin oxidoreductase; translated protein: MEKTNTNEAPVVVTRIAPAKLTLAEVQAKLEGKTGRRFWKDLDSLAETESFQNLMAEEFPRQAGSTNEWVDPVSRRGFMKVMGASFALAGLAGCTKQPDEPIYPYVKQPEDLVLGTSMYFATAHPFPTGALPLLVKSDAFRPIKLEGNPEHPVVKGKSDAITQATLLGMYDPDRSQHVIYKGETSSFGKFQQDFATAVKATNGGQGVYFLSETITSPTLAVQWKQLQAKYPQAKLIQWDPVNSDSSRAASKAAFGEYVDAQYKLEEADVIVSLDADFLGGIAHPGFLPLAAAYAERHRYEAGKTMNRLYVVETMPTVTGMKAEHRLGLKPSDLVNFANALASGGSVANPDAQKFLTALLNDLKANSGKVVVIPGEQAPASVHAAAYALNAALGAIGKTVIYTETVNPIPSEQIADLKLLVNDMNAGKVSWLVMLGVNPLYSAPADLNFKDAFDKVPTTAHLGMYRDETGVLSTYHLNQAHFLEIWSDARAYDGTISIIQPMIAPMYDGKTAHDVFQSLLDNPQASAFDVVSANAKTYIKGDFAEGWRKALHDGWVEGTAFTAKGGSPKGGLTAAAAPASTSGYEISFKPDTSLYDGRYANIGWLQELSKQITSMSWDNAAMMSMATMADLKVEETDVIEIELNGRKVKAPVFMVPGHPDGAITVHLGFGRGPEAGRSAAKVGFNAYALRTADGALYAPGATAKKVDTGYDLCVTKVHNIEHRGAFAQRDLEKPLSDKTGTYSLAGHEAMERAIIRYATLEEVKKNPNFAHEQEEVGKSIPGALIGKVGYAPEGEPLGHADSFFPDAWNYKKTDPANLKIQNAWGMAIDLNSCVGCNACVVSCYAENNIAVVGREQVKVGRNMQWIRIDTYFEGDLHAPKAHFQPMACQHCENAGCEQVCPVGATVHTPEGINTMVYNRCVGTRYCSNNCPYKVRRFNFLLYSDYDQESLKFMRNPDVSVRSRGVMEKCSYCIQRIEEAKITADKENREIRDGDIVTACQQACPTSAITFGNINDPNSKVAKLKAEERDYPVLADLNFRPRTTYTAGVINPNPELA
- a CDS encoding cytochrome c3 family protein — its product is MAQVFDRSSNALARFSLVLTGVIVIALGVTLDNLQRSPWVTRQGQRPDQPVPFSHKHHVVGLGLQCQYCHTSVEKSSYAGIPPTKTCINCHSQIWTNAQLLEPVRQSWATGASIQWIKVHDLPDYVYFNHSIHVNKGIGCASCHGRVDEMPLMYQQNTLQMEWCLNCHRNPGVNLRPTSEIYNMAWAGPSTDKPVWCADKGVSGPTAQNIACTTKDPSSSNPEVAFLQMGAGKSDSGTPLQPHPLTGEGQTVSDAPPAMLMPASFHKFTSQEDLGKYLTGQYHIRTPEQLSSCETCHR
- a CDS encoding DNA-3-methyladenine glycosylase family protein codes for the protein MPYERKSPRPPRYDHAQAIADLSAADPKLGKLIARVGPFTMKLASAQSPFEALLESIVYQQLHGKAAATIHRRLIEGFYPLVGEGIHPSPQHLLDCPNEQLRAAGLSHNKALAVRDLAAKTLDGTVPTLAHIRRMSDEAIIEHLTQVRGIGKWTVEMMLIFRLGRPNVLPVDDYGVRKGFALTFGKLKPTDKVTPGDLPKPDEMRKRAKRWQPWCSVATWYLYRACDLATEEAKLAK
- a CDS encoding type II toxin-antitoxin system Phd/YefM family antitoxin, with translation MKTVNIGELKNQLSGYLQYVKNGEEVVIRDRSVPVARILPFRHGAGWDEEAQLVASGALKMPEEEIDWSQFFLAPAGNVSQEIAVEVAIDSRGDR
- a CDS encoding type II toxin-antitoxin system VapC family toxin, producing MTPAFWDTSALVPLCVQQQPSPAVQKLLEQHEIAVWWATPVEIRSASERLLRMGQLTIPDHVAAVARLEKLRRGWRELQPTESLRAEAELFLSKYPLKAADALQLAAAWIWSSGNAQNYVFISGDTQLLEAARHVGFQTVTP